In one Fodinicola acaciae genomic region, the following are encoded:
- a CDS encoding pyridoxamine 5'-phosphate oxidase family protein, whose product MSEPTSTRNLDQYGNAELPWSRVRDVLVADTPTTDLTFFVTTVRPDGRPHSAGVGAIWVDDTLYFVGGPATRRSRNLAENPVCTVSVRLRGVDVTMEGEAHRVTDASTLDRVAAVFRDGGWPATVDGDALTAPYSAPSAGPAPWQLWRFDLRRAVGVASAEPYGATRWDFTDQA is encoded by the coding sequence ATGAGCGAACCCACCTCGACCCGCAACCTCGACCAGTATGGCAACGCCGAGCTGCCGTGGAGCCGCGTACGCGACGTGCTCGTCGCCGACACTCCGACGACCGACCTCACGTTTTTCGTGACGACCGTACGACCGGACGGCCGGCCGCATTCCGCCGGCGTCGGCGCGATCTGGGTCGACGACACACTGTATTTCGTCGGCGGTCCGGCGACGCGCCGATCCCGCAACCTGGCGGAAAATCCGGTGTGTACGGTCTCGGTGCGGCTGCGCGGCGTCGACGTGACGATGGAAGGCGAGGCGCACCGGGTCACCGACGCGTCCACATTGGACAGAGTGGCGGCCGTCTTCCGCGACGGCGGCTGGCCGGCGACGGTCGACGGCGACGCCCTGACCGCGCCGTACAGCGCGCCGAGCGCCGGACCGGCACCGTGGCAGCTGTGGCGCTTCGACCTGCGGCGCGCCGTCGGCGTCGCCAGCGCCGAGCCGTACGGCGCGACCAGGTGGGACTTCACCGACCAAGCCTGA
- a CDS encoding PPOX class F420-dependent oxidoreductase yields the protein MSKIPDGYEELLVQPNFGHLATVKPDGEPSVTPMWFDWDGELLRFTHTTRRTKLRNIETNPHVALSVLDPERPYRYLQAQGVVESVTPDPTGAFYVQLAKRYGRPDPAPPPDAADRVVIAVRPTAYSKQ from the coding sequence ATGAGCAAGATTCCAGACGGATACGAAGAGCTGCTCGTGCAACCCAACTTCGGCCACCTGGCGACGGTGAAACCCGACGGCGAGCCGTCGGTCACGCCGATGTGGTTCGACTGGGACGGCGAGCTGCTCCGCTTCACCCACACCACGCGCCGCACCAAGCTGCGCAACATCGAGACCAACCCGCACGTCGCGCTCTCGGTGCTCGACCCGGAGCGACCGTATCGCTATCTGCAGGCGCAAGGCGTGGTCGAGAGCGTCACGCCGGACCCGACCGGCGCGTTCTACGTGCAGCTGGCCAAGCGCTATGGCCGGCCGGATCCGGCGCCTCCGCCGGACGCCGCCGACCGCGTGGTCATCGCCGTACGTCCGACGGCGTATTCGAAGCAATAG
- a CDS encoding substrate-binding domain-containing protein — translation MDKSRNLPRRTAFAMAAALAGSLILTACGSGASDTVGVSLILKTLSNPYFVSMQSDAQKAATAQKVNLTVAAGKTDGDTQTQITAIDNAISRGDQGILITTNGDAVNTELQKARKAGIFVIALDTVPTPPSTVDVTYATDNEQAGKLIGQYAATKLNGAKAVIAMLDLFNNQVVSVDTSRDHGFLEGMGIDPGNKTQNGQEAKAGRYTGGKGGDYTIACHQPTTGAIPGGKTAMENCLSANGDINVVYTINEPAADGALQALKAANKKNVLVLTIDGSCKYVNGLVKSGDIAADSAQYPGKMASVGVQAIAALARGGKKPALPAGRNFIDTGTALVTANPLPGVTSQTPADAAKACWGS, via the coding sequence ATGGACAAATCTCGCAATCTGCCGCGCCGTACGGCTTTCGCCATGGCCGCGGCGCTCGCCGGCTCGCTGATCCTGACGGCGTGCGGCTCAGGCGCGTCCGACACGGTCGGCGTGTCGCTGATCCTCAAGACCCTGTCCAACCCGTACTTCGTCTCGATGCAGAGCGACGCTCAGAAGGCCGCGACCGCCCAGAAAGTCAACCTCACGGTGGCCGCCGGCAAGACCGACGGCGACACGCAGACGCAGATCACCGCGATCGACAACGCCATCTCGCGTGGCGACCAGGGCATCCTGATCACCACCAACGGCGACGCGGTCAACACCGAGCTGCAGAAGGCCCGCAAGGCCGGCATCTTCGTGATCGCGCTCGACACGGTGCCGACGCCGCCGAGCACTGTCGACGTCACGTACGCGACCGACAACGAGCAGGCGGGCAAGCTGATCGGCCAGTACGCGGCGACCAAGCTCAACGGCGCCAAGGCGGTGATCGCGATGCTCGACCTGTTCAACAACCAGGTCGTCTCGGTGGACACCTCGCGCGACCACGGTTTCCTGGAAGGCATGGGGATCGACCCCGGCAACAAGACGCAGAACGGCCAGGAAGCCAAGGCCGGCCGCTACACCGGCGGAAAAGGCGGTGACTACACGATCGCCTGCCACCAGCCGACCACCGGCGCGATCCCCGGTGGCAAGACGGCGATGGAAAACTGCCTGTCGGCCAACGGCGACATCAACGTCGTCTACACGATCAACGAGCCGGCCGCCGACGGCGCGCTGCAGGCTTTGAAGGCCGCCAACAAAAAGAACGTGCTCGTGCTGACCATCGACGGCAGCTGCAAATATGTCAACGGACTGGTCAAGTCGGGCGACATCGCCGCGGATTCCGCGCAGTATCCCGGGAAGATGGCCAGCGTCGGCGTACAGGCCATCGCCGCCCTGGCGCGTGGCGGCAAGAAGCCGGCGCTGCCGGCCGGCAGGAACTTCATCGACACCGGTACGGCACTGGTGACCGCCAACCCGCTGCCGGGCGTCACCAGCCAGACGCCGGCGGACGCGGCCAAGGCCTGCTGGGGCAGCTGA
- a CDS encoding ABC transporter permease: MAVEEILRPRPTIGRQVHGVLHRMPALSPLVILVVACVVFTVANPRFVRPENLSILLQQAAVVGSLAVGQTLVILTAGIDLSVGAIMVMATLVMGKLATSGTPSALAFGIGFVLAVFAALVNGLLVTRIKLPPFIVTLGTLSIFTAITLIYAHGQTMSLPSGTFLTWTGATISFGRFELTIGVIMMLLLYAGFAYALRQTAWGRHLYATGDDPEAARLAGVRTGRVLLSAYVVAGAVFGIAAWILVGRINGADPNAGLNANLESITAVVIGGTSLFGGRGAVVGSLIGALIVQVFENGLALMRIDPNYQVLAVGVLVIAAVAADQWIRRVKT; this comes from the coding sequence ATGGCCGTCGAGGAAATCCTGCGGCCGCGGCCGACCATCGGCCGCCAGGTGCACGGCGTGCTGCACCGGATGCCGGCGCTCAGTCCGCTGGTCATCCTGGTCGTCGCGTGCGTGGTCTTCACCGTCGCCAACCCGCGGTTCGTACGACCGGAAAACCTGTCGATCCTGCTGCAGCAGGCCGCCGTGGTCGGCTCGCTCGCGGTCGGCCAGACACTGGTCATCCTGACCGCCGGCATCGACCTGTCGGTCGGCGCCATCATGGTGATGGCCACGCTGGTGATGGGAAAACTGGCCACCAGCGGCACGCCGAGCGCGCTGGCCTTCGGCATCGGCTTCGTGCTGGCGGTGTTCGCCGCGCTGGTCAACGGGTTGCTGGTGACCAGGATCAAGCTGCCACCGTTCATCGTCACGCTCGGCACGCTGAGCATTTTCACCGCCATCACGCTGATCTACGCGCACGGCCAGACGATGTCGTTGCCATCAGGCACATTCCTGACCTGGACCGGCGCGACGATCTCGTTCGGCCGGTTTGAGCTGACCATCGGCGTCATCATGATGTTGTTGCTCTATGCGGGTTTCGCGTACGCACTGCGGCAGACCGCGTGGGGCCGCCACCTCTACGCGACCGGTGACGATCCGGAGGCGGCACGGCTGGCCGGCGTACGCACCGGCCGGGTGTTGTTGTCGGCGTACGTCGTCGCCGGCGCGGTTTTCGGGATAGCCGCCTGGATCCTGGTCGGCCGGATCAACGGCGCCGACCCCAACGCCGGCCTCAATGCCAACCTGGAGAGCATCACCGCTGTCGTCATCGGCGGCACCAGCCTGTTCGGCGGCCGCGGCGCGGTCGTCGGCTCGCTGATCGGCGCGCTCATCGTGCAGGTCTTCGAAAACGGCCTCGCGCTGATGCGGATCGACCCCAACTACCAGGTGCTCGCGGTCGGCGTACTGGTGATCGCGGCGGTGGCCGCCGACCAGTGGATCCGGCGGGTGAAGACATGA
- a CDS encoding ATP-binding cassette domain-containing protein: MSPVLEAKGLVKAFGRVVGLAGVDLQLSAGEVLAIIGDNGAGKSTLIKCLSGAMIPDAGTIAVDGKPVSFHNIQDARAAGIETVYQTLAVAPGLDIASNMFLARERRRPGILGSVFRMLDTGGMRKEAKQQIDNLGITTLQTITQSVETLSGGQRQAVAVARAAAFGGKVVILDEPTAALGVRESGQVLKLVRDLRSRGLGVILISHNMPTVFEVADRIHIQRLGRCAGVVTPKSHTPTEAVAIMTGAATLEAG, encoded by the coding sequence ATGAGCCCGGTGTTGGAAGCGAAAGGTCTGGTCAAGGCGTTCGGCCGGGTCGTGGGTCTGGCCGGCGTCGACCTCCAGCTGAGCGCGGGCGAGGTGCTGGCGATCATCGGCGACAACGGCGCCGGCAAGTCGACGCTGATCAAATGCCTGTCCGGCGCGATGATCCCGGACGCCGGAACCATTGCGGTAGACGGAAAACCGGTGTCCTTCCACAACATTCAGGACGCGCGTGCGGCCGGCATCGAGACGGTCTACCAGACGCTCGCGGTCGCGCCCGGCCTGGACATCGCGTCCAACATGTTCCTGGCGCGCGAAAGACGGCGGCCCGGCATCCTCGGATCGGTGTTCCGGATGCTCGACACCGGCGGCATGCGCAAGGAGGCCAAGCAGCAGATCGACAACCTCGGCATCACGACGCTGCAGACCATCACCCAGTCGGTCGAGACGCTGTCCGGTGGCCAGCGGCAGGCGGTCGCGGTGGCGCGCGCGGCGGCCTTCGGCGGCAAGGTCGTCATCCTCGACGAGCCGACGGCGGCCTTGGGCGTACGCGAAAGCGGTCAGGTGCTCAAACTCGTACGCGACCTGCGTTCGCGCGGCCTCGGCGTCATCCTGATCAGCCACAACATGCCGACGGTTTTCGAGGTGGCGGACCGGATCCACATCCAGCGGCTGGGCCGCTGCGCCGGTGTGGTCACGCCGAAGTCACACACGCCGACCGAGGCGGTCGCCATCATGACCGGAGCGGCCACGCTCGAGGCTGGGTGA
- a CDS encoding LacI family DNA-binding transcriptional regulator, whose protein sequence is MSARPTMREVAALAGVGIKTVSRVVNGVPTVAPELVERVRAAADQLGYRPNLTAANLRRTGGRTNTIGLLLDDVSNPYSGVVLRAVEDFAREHNVVVLAASLDEDPQRERELTRALVNRRVDGLIVQPAGGDQRHVLTEQQAGMSFVLIDRLPEPLLADAIVSDNRGGARLAVEHLLRTRRRTVAYLGDDLAIQTARDRYAGFTDALSAAGLRPDERLVRHGLRTAEQARAVARELFAAHAPEAVFTSQNLVTIGAVEALHELGMESRVALVGFDDIPLAAIVRPGVSVMAQDPAAVGRLAVGRLFARMAGDTSAPAAHTVPTRLIPRGSGELPRL, encoded by the coding sequence GTGAGCGCGCGTCCGACGATGCGCGAGGTGGCGGCGTTGGCCGGCGTCGGCATCAAGACCGTGTCGCGCGTGGTCAACGGCGTGCCGACGGTGGCGCCGGAGCTGGTCGAGCGGGTACGCGCCGCGGCCGACCAGCTCGGCTATCGGCCCAACCTGACCGCGGCGAACCTCCGGCGTACGGGCGGCCGTACGAACACCATCGGCCTGCTGCTGGACGACGTGAGCAACCCGTACTCCGGTGTCGTGCTGCGCGCGGTGGAGGACTTCGCGCGCGAACACAACGTCGTCGTACTCGCCGCCAGCCTCGACGAGGACCCGCAGCGCGAGCGTGAGCTGACGCGCGCGCTGGTCAACCGGCGTGTGGACGGCCTGATCGTGCAGCCGGCCGGCGGCGACCAGCGGCACGTGCTGACCGAGCAGCAGGCCGGCATGTCCTTTGTCCTCATCGACCGGCTGCCCGAGCCGCTGCTGGCCGACGCGATCGTCTCGGACAACCGCGGCGGCGCGCGGCTCGCCGTGGAACATTTGCTGCGTACGCGGCGGCGTACGGTCGCCTATCTCGGCGACGACCTGGCCATCCAGACCGCCCGCGACCGGTATGCCGGCTTCACCGACGCGTTGTCGGCAGCCGGCCTGCGGCCGGATGAGCGGTTGGTGCGGCACGGGTTGCGTACGGCCGAGCAGGCGCGTGCCGTGGCGCGCGAGCTGTTCGCGGCGCATGCGCCGGAAGCCGTTTTCACAAGCCAAAACCTGGTCACCATCGGCGCGGTCGAGGCGCTGCATGAGCTCGGCATGGAGAGCCGAGTCGCCTTGGTCGGCTTCGACGACATCCCACTGGCGGCGATCGTACGGCCCGGCGTGTCGGTGATGGCACAGGATCCGGCGGCGGTCGGCCGGCTGGCGGTCGGCCGGCTGTTCGCACGTATGGCCGGCGACACGTCCGCGCCGGCCGCGCACACCGTGCCGACCCGCCTCATCCCCCGCGGCTCCGGCGAGCTTCCGCGGCTCTGA
- a CDS encoding ABC transporter substrate-binding protein, with protein sequence MSRSRPYRLVAAMLAGCLALTACGSGSGSGAASGTSQNGFPRTIQHAMGQTTIPKQPQRVAALDASFVGAVLSLETEVVAYTKYRSYNSLPDYLGDDRKYGKNAKAIGELESPDVEQLYDIKPDLIVSAKVRHEKFYNEFSKIAPTVFTDTTAAAWKTNMRLVAKALGKEALADKKIAAYEARARKIGAEIKAKLGKPATVSVVRFVEGEPTVRLYSSRSFPGTVMADAGLTRPAGQPNSTTAISDNLSQEDILKLDASTIFVSTYTDPAKPGDAPIGQFEANPLWKKLTGKVVSVSDTTWFTSVSIQGAQAMLTDLAKQYGVDPALS encoded by the coding sequence ATGTCTCGTTCACGACCGTACCGACTGGTTGCCGCCATGCTCGCCGGCTGCCTCGCCCTGACCGCGTGTGGGTCCGGATCCGGAAGCGGTGCCGCGTCCGGAACATCGCAGAACGGATTTCCTCGTACGATCCAGCACGCGATGGGGCAAACCACGATCCCGAAACAACCGCAACGGGTTGCCGCGCTCGACGCGAGTTTCGTCGGAGCGGTGCTGTCCCTGGAGACCGAGGTCGTCGCGTACACGAAATACCGGTCCTACAACAGCCTTCCGGACTATCTCGGCGATGACCGCAAATATGGCAAAAACGCCAAGGCGATCGGCGAGCTGGAAAGTCCTGACGTCGAGCAGCTCTACGACATCAAGCCGGATCTGATCGTGTCGGCGAAGGTGCGGCACGAGAAGTTCTACAACGAGTTCTCCAAAATCGCGCCGACCGTCTTCACCGACACGACGGCGGCCGCGTGGAAGACCAACATGCGGCTGGTCGCCAAGGCGCTCGGCAAGGAAGCTTTGGCGGACAAGAAAATCGCCGCGTACGAGGCACGCGCGCGCAAGATCGGCGCCGAGATCAAGGCAAAACTCGGCAAGCCGGCGACCGTGTCGGTGGTCCGTTTCGTGGAAGGTGAGCCGACCGTACGGCTCTACAGCAGCCGCTCCTTCCCCGGCACGGTGATGGCCGACGCGGGCCTGACCCGTCCGGCCGGCCAGCCCAACTCGACCACGGCGATCTCGGACAACCTGAGCCAGGAGGACATCCTCAAGCTCGACGCCAGCACGATTTTCGTGTCCACGTACACGGATCCGGCCAAGCCCGGCGACGCGCCGATCGGCCAGTTCGAGGCCAACCCGCTGTGGAAGAAGCTCACCGGCAAGGTGGTCAGCGTGAGCGACACCACCTGGTTCACCTCGGTCAGCATCCAGGGCGCGCAGGCGATGCTCACCGACCTGGCCAAGCAGTACGGCGTCGACCCCGCGCTGAGCTGA
- a CDS encoding FecCD family ABC transporter permease has product MAMRPQQRRLLGLLALLVVLAVVCLASLALGSRFIPFDVQWSALTTHLDTPDAIVVRSLRVPRTLLGVLVGLALGAAGALIQGHTRNPLADPGLLGVTQGAALAVVIAVVTLGINTLYGFIWFAFAGALIASVTVYVLGGVGGNAVTPVTLALAGAVVSALLGGLVSAIVLLDGRGMEVFRFWRVGSIAARDYSVVWQTAPFLLAGLVLAVACAPGLNLLALGDDVAAALGHRIRRTRVLGVVTVTLLAGAAVAASGPIAFVGLVVPHLARMIAGPDYRWLVPFAALLGADVLLVADILGRVLSGDAFDVGIMLALVGAPVFIALVRRKALVRL; this is encoded by the coding sequence ATGGCAATGCGGCCCCAACAGCGGCGGCTGCTCGGGCTTCTCGCTCTGCTGGTCGTGCTCGCCGTGGTCTGCCTGGCCAGCTTGGCGTTGGGATCGCGATTCATCCCGTTCGACGTGCAGTGGTCGGCGCTGACCACGCATCTCGACACTCCTGACGCGATCGTCGTCCGGTCGCTGCGTGTCCCCCGTACGCTCCTCGGCGTGCTGGTCGGCCTGGCGCTCGGCGCCGCCGGTGCGCTGATCCAGGGCCACACGCGCAATCCGCTCGCCGATCCAGGGCTGCTCGGCGTGACGCAAGGCGCCGCGCTGGCGGTCGTCATCGCGGTCGTCACGCTCGGCATCAACACGCTCTATGGCTTCATCTGGTTTGCCTTCGCCGGCGCGCTGATCGCCAGCGTCACGGTCTACGTGCTCGGTGGCGTCGGCGGCAACGCGGTCACGCCGGTGACGCTCGCGTTGGCCGGCGCGGTCGTGTCGGCGCTGCTCGGCGGCCTGGTCTCGGCGATCGTGCTGCTGGACGGCCGCGGCATGGAGGTGTTCCGGTTCTGGCGGGTCGGGTCGATCGCGGCTCGCGACTATTCGGTCGTCTGGCAGACCGCGCCGTTTTTGTTGGCTGGCCTCGTGCTCGCGGTGGCCTGCGCGCCAGGCCTCAACCTGCTCGCGCTCGGCGACGACGTGGCGGCGGCGCTCGGTCACCGTATCCGGCGTACGCGCGTGCTCGGCGTCGTCACGGTCACGTTGCTGGCCGGAGCGGCGGTGGCGGCCAGCGGACCGATCGCCTTCGTCGGCCTGGTCGTGCCGCACCTGGCACGGATGATCGCCGGTCCGGACTATCGCTGGCTGGTGCCGTTTGCCGCGTTGCTCGGCGCGGATGTGTTGCTGGTGGCCGACATTCTCGGCCGGGTGCTGTCCGGCGACGCCTTCGACGTCGGCATCATGCTGGCGCTGGTCGGTGCGCCGGTCTTCATCGCTTTGGTACGCAGGAAGGCTTTGGTGCGGCTGTGA
- a CDS encoding FecCD family ABC transporter permease, with the protein MSVFRLGPVAWPVRLRGLLVPLVAGALLLTVAGINLGIGSSHIALPDVLWTLLGGGDDRMRGIIFDLRMPRTLTGALVGVALGLSGAIFQSISRNPLASPDVLGISWGAAVGAVGVLLLSGYRGQASGLASGVGVPIAGLAGGVLAGALLYLLSWRRGIDGFRMVLVGIGIAAMAANLVYWMLTVGDVDDAARATTWLVGNLGDVGWESVWPTALALVVLAPVALVFGRTTGALQFGDDTARGLGVRVDAARGGLLLLAAALASIAAAAAGPISFVALATPQLAARLTRSVQPPLAASMVFGGLLTVAADLAVRLLPGGLPVGALTAVLGAPYLLYLFVRKRREVQA; encoded by the coding sequence GTGAGCGTCTTCCGGCTGGGGCCGGTCGCGTGGCCAGTGCGGCTGCGCGGCCTGCTCGTCCCCCTGGTCGCCGGTGCCTTGCTGCTGACCGTCGCCGGCATCAACCTCGGCATCGGCAGCTCGCACATCGCGTTGCCAGACGTTTTGTGGACGTTGCTGGGCGGCGGTGACGACCGGATGCGCGGCATCATCTTCGACCTGCGGATGCCGCGTACGCTCACCGGCGCGCTGGTCGGCGTCGCGCTCGGCCTGTCCGGCGCGATTTTCCAGTCGATCTCCCGAAACCCGCTGGCCAGTCCGGACGTGCTCGGCATCAGCTGGGGTGCCGCGGTCGGCGCCGTCGGCGTGCTGTTGCTCAGTGGATATCGCGGCCAGGCAAGCGGTTTGGCCAGCGGCGTCGGCGTACCGATCGCCGGCCTCGCCGGCGGAGTTTTGGCCGGTGCGCTGCTTTATCTGCTGTCGTGGCGGCGCGGCATCGACGGCTTCCGGATGGTGCTGGTCGGCATCGGAATCGCCGCCATGGCGGCAAACCTCGTCTACTGGATGTTGACCGTCGGCGACGTGGACGACGCCGCGCGCGCCACCACCTGGCTGGTCGGCAACCTCGGCGACGTCGGCTGGGAATCGGTGTGGCCGACCGCGTTGGCGCTGGTCGTGCTGGCGCCGGTCGCGCTGGTTTTCGGCCGCACGACTGGTGCTTTGCAGTTCGGCGACGACACGGCCCGCGGTCTGGGCGTACGCGTCGACGCCGCGCGTGGCGGATTGTTGTTGCTGGCGGCCGCCTTGGCGTCGATCGCGGCGGCGGCCGCCGGACCGATCAGTTTCGTCGCGCTGGCGACACCGCAGTTGGCCGCACGGCTGACGCGGTCGGTGCAGCCACCGCTCGCGGCGTCGATGGTGTTCGGCGGTTTGTTGACGGTGGCCGCGGATCTGGCCGTACGCCTGCTGCCCGGCGGCCTGCCGGTCGGTGCGCTGACCGCCGTACTCGGTGCGCCGTATCTGCTTTATCTGTTCGTCCGCAAGCGTCGGGAGGTCCAAGCGTGA
- a CDS encoding ABC transporter ATP-binding protein — translation MRLRAEQLRLGYGELVVVDGLDLTVADGEITVIIGPNGCGKSTLLRALGRLLAPRSGAVLLDGKQIHRMSTREVAKTVGILPQTPLAPAGLSVADLVSRGRHPHQSWIKQWSSADDSKITEALRLTGMAEHANRVVDELSGGQRQRAWISMTLAQDTDLLLLDEPITYLDLAHQLDVLNLVRELHASRGTTVVMVLHDLNLAARYADTLVAMRSGRIVTAGPPRKVLTQALLREVFDVDAKILPDPVTDTPMIVPVSTRR, via the coding sequence GTGAGGCTGCGCGCCGAACAACTGCGGCTCGGCTACGGCGAGCTGGTGGTCGTGGACGGCCTCGACCTGACCGTCGCCGACGGCGAGATCACCGTCATCATCGGTCCGAACGGCTGCGGCAAGTCCACCCTGTTGCGCGCTCTCGGCCGGCTGCTGGCGCCGCGGTCAGGCGCGGTTTTGCTTGACGGCAAACAGATCCACCGGATGTCCACCCGGGAGGTCGCGAAAACCGTCGGCATCCTGCCGCAAACTCCGCTGGCGCCGGCCGGCCTGTCGGTGGCCGACCTGGTCTCGCGCGGCCGGCATCCGCACCAGAGCTGGATAAAGCAGTGGTCCAGCGCCGACGACTCGAAGATCACCGAGGCGCTGCGGCTCACCGGCATGGCCGAGCACGCCAACCGCGTGGTCGACGAGTTGTCCGGCGGTCAGCGGCAGCGGGCGTGGATCTCGATGACTTTGGCGCAGGACACCGATCTGCTGCTGCTCGACGAGCCGATCACATACCTGGACCTAGCTCACCAGCTCGACGTGCTCAACCTCGTACGCGAGCTGCACGCCTCGCGCGGCACCACCGTCGTCATGGTCCTCCACGACCTGAACCTGGCCGCGCGTTACGCGGACACCCTGGTCGCCATGAGATCCGGCCGCATCGTCACCGCCGGGCCACCGCGGAAGGTGCTCACCCAGGCTCTGCTGCGCGAGGTTTTCGACGTGGACGCCAAAATTCTGCCCGACCCGGTCACCGACACCCCCATGATCGTCCCGGTCTCCACCCGCCGCTGA
- the cobA gene encoding uroporphyrinogen-III C-methyltransferase, translating into MGGKIVAPYLLGLRFAGRRVLVVGGGTVAQRRLPALLDAGAEVTVVAPAVTAGIESLGVRIELRPYVSSDVDGAWFVLAATDDPAVNALVAVDAEAQRIFCVRADEASDGSAWTPAVGRHDNVTVAVHAGRDPVRAAAIRSAIVERLADGSLDAPAVRPSGTGIPGVALVGAGPGDPELITVRGRRLLARADVVVVDRLAPHLLLDELRGDVEVIDAAKIPYGRYVAQEAINEALVSRALAGKFVVRLKGGDPFVFGRGGEEIEACVAAGVPVQIVPGVTSPIAAPGAAGIPVTHRGIAHEFTVLSGHVAPDDPRSLVDWAALGRLRGTLVLMMAIERLPAIAAALIDNGRAPATPAAAVQEGTLGSQLVVKGTLETIADDVSAAGLKPPAVVVIGDVVAVADRLLPALRI; encoded by the coding sequence GTGGGGGGAAAGATCGTAGCTCCATATCTGCTCGGCCTCCGCTTCGCCGGACGCAGGGTGCTCGTCGTCGGCGGTGGCACCGTGGCGCAGCGCCGGCTGCCGGCGCTGCTCGACGCCGGCGCCGAGGTCACCGTGGTCGCGCCCGCCGTGACCGCTGGCATCGAGTCGCTGGGCGTACGCATCGAGCTGCGGCCGTACGTGTCGTCCGATGTGGACGGTGCCTGGTTCGTGCTGGCCGCCACCGACGATCCAGCGGTCAACGCGCTGGTTGCGGTGGATGCCGAGGCGCAGCGGATTTTCTGCGTACGCGCGGATGAAGCCTCCGACGGCAGCGCGTGGACGCCGGCGGTCGGCCGGCACGACAACGTGACCGTCGCCGTACACGCCGGCCGTGATCCGGTGCGGGCCGCGGCCATCCGCAGCGCGATCGTCGAGCGGCTCGCCGACGGCTCGCTGGACGCGCCAGCCGTACGCCCGTCCGGCACCGGCATCCCCGGTGTCGCTCTCGTCGGTGCCGGCCCCGGCGATCCGGAGCTGATCACCGTACGCGGTCGCCGGCTGCTCGCCCGCGCCGACGTGGTCGTCGTCGACCGGCTCGCGCCGCATCTGCTGCTGGACGAGCTGCGCGGTGACGTGGAGGTCATCGATGCCGCGAAGATCCCGTATGGCCGCTACGTGGCGCAGGAGGCGATCAACGAGGCGCTGGTTTCCCGTGCGCTGGCGGGAAAGTTCGTCGTGCGGCTGAAAGGCGGCGACCCGTTCGTCTTCGGCCGCGGCGGCGAGGAGATCGAGGCGTGTGTCGCCGCCGGTGTCCCCGTACAGATCGTCCCCGGTGTCACCAGTCCGATCGCCGCACCTGGCGCCGCCGGCATCCCGGTCACCCATCGCGGGATCGCGCACGAGTTCACCGTCCTCAGTGGACACGTGGCGCCGGACGATCCGCGATCCCTGGTCGACTGGGCGGCTTTGGGGCGGCTGCGGGGGACTTTGGTGCTGATGATGGCGATCGAGCGGCTGCCGGCCATCGCCGCCGCGCTGATAGACAACGGCCGAGCGCCGGCTACGCCGGCCGCCGCCGTACAGGAGGGGACGCTCGGCAGTCAACTGGTCGTCAAGGGGACCCTGGAGACCATCGCCGACGACGTGTCGGCCGCCGGCCTCAAGCCACCGGCCGTCGTCGTCATCGGCGACGTGGTCGCGGTAGCCGACCGCCTCCTGCCCGCCCTGCGCATCTGA